From Streptomyces griseorubiginosus, one genomic window encodes:
- a CDS encoding ABC transporter ATP-binding protein, which produces MLLEVRDLHVEFRTRDGVAKAVNGVDYAVDAGETLAVLGESGSGKSVTAQAIMGILDMPPGKVTGGEIVFQGKDLLTLKEDERRRIRGAEMAMIFQDALSSLNPVLSVGDQLGEMFVVHRGMSKKDARGKAVELMDHVRIPAAKERVKDYPHQFSGGMRQRIMIAMALALEPALIIADEPTTALDVTVQAQVMDLLAELQREYNMGLILITHDLGVVADVADRIAVMYAGRIVEQAPVHDIYKAPAHPYTRGLLDSIPRLDQKGQELYAIKGLPPNLMNIPPGCAFNPRCPMARDVCRMDVPPLYEVDGVDGMDGTDGRRTSACHFWTECLHG; this is translated from the coding sequence GTGCTGCTTGAAGTGCGTGATCTGCATGTGGAGTTCAGGACCAGGGACGGGGTCGCCAAGGCCGTCAACGGGGTCGACTACGCCGTCGACGCGGGGGAGACCCTCGCGGTGCTGGGGGAGTCCGGGTCGGGGAAGTCGGTGACCGCGCAGGCGATCATGGGGATCCTCGACATGCCCCCGGGAAAGGTCACCGGCGGGGAGATCGTCTTCCAGGGCAAGGACCTGCTCACGCTCAAGGAGGACGAGCGGCGCAGGATCCGCGGCGCCGAGATGGCGATGATCTTCCAGGACGCGCTGTCCTCCCTGAACCCGGTGCTCTCCGTCGGCGACCAGCTCGGCGAGATGTTCGTCGTGCACCGGGGGATGTCGAAGAAGGACGCCCGGGGCAAAGCCGTCGAGCTGATGGACCACGTGCGGATCCCCGCGGCCAAGGAACGCGTCAAGGACTACCCGCACCAGTTCTCCGGGGGCATGCGCCAGCGCATCATGATCGCGATGGCCCTCGCCCTGGAACCCGCGCTGATCATCGCCGACGAACCGACCACCGCCCTCGACGTCACGGTCCAGGCCCAGGTGATGGACCTGCTCGCCGAGCTCCAGCGCGAGTACAACATGGGGCTCATCCTCATCACCCACGACCTCGGAGTCGTCGCGGACGTCGCCGACCGGATCGCCGTCATGTACGCGGGCCGGATCGTCGAGCAGGCGCCGGTCCACGACATCTACAAGGCGCCCGCCCACCCGTACACGCGCGGACTCCTGGACTCCATCCCCCGTCTCGACCAGAAGGGCCAGGAGCTGTACGCGATCAAGGGGCTGCCGCCCAACTTGATGAACATCCCGCCGGGTTGCGCGTTCAACCCCCGCTGCCCGATGGCCCGCGACGTGTGCCGGATGGATGTACCACCCCTGTACGAAGTGGACGGTGTTGACGGCATGGATGGCACGGACGGCAGGCGGACCAGCGCCTGTCACTTCTGGACGGAGTGCCTCCATGGTTGA
- a CDS encoding ABC transporter permease: MPEPQEPQGAIAGTGAGGAMDLAVSEATTLEGGRPDGPGPAGKPRSLWSDAWRDLRRNPVFIISALVILFLVVISLWPSLIASGNPLKCDLSKAQEGSQPGHPFGYDGQGCDVYTRTVYGARTSVTVGVCATLGVALLGSVLGGLAGFFGGFWDSLLSRLTDIFFAIPVVLGGLVLLSVVTSSTVWPVIGFMVLLGWPQISRIARGSVITAKQNDYVQAARALGASHSRLLLRHITPNAVAPVIVVATIALGTYISLEATLSYLGVGLKPPTVSWGIDISAASAYIRNAPHMLLWPAGALAITVLAFIMLGDAVRDALDPKLR; this comes from the coding sequence ATGCCTGAACCCCAGGAACCACAGGGAGCGATCGCCGGGACCGGCGCGGGCGGAGCGATGGACCTCGCGGTGAGCGAGGCGACCACCCTGGAGGGGGGCCGCCCGGACGGCCCGGGCCCCGCGGGCAAGCCCCGCTCCCTGTGGTCCGACGCCTGGCGCGACCTGCGCCGCAACCCCGTCTTCATCATCTCCGCCCTGGTGATCCTCTTCCTGGTCGTCATCTCCCTGTGGCCGTCGCTGATCGCCTCGGGCAACCCCCTCAAGTGCGACCTCTCCAAGGCCCAGGAGGGCTCCCAGCCGGGCCATCCCTTCGGCTACGACGGCCAGGGCTGCGACGTCTACACGCGCACCGTGTACGGCGCCCGTACGTCGGTGACGGTCGGCGTCTGCGCCACGCTCGGGGTGGCCCTGCTCGGCTCGGTCCTCGGCGGTCTCGCGGGCTTCTTCGGGGGCTTCTGGGACTCCCTCCTGTCCCGCCTCACCGACATCTTCTTCGCGATTCCGGTGGTGCTGGGCGGCCTGGTCCTGCTGTCGGTGGTCACCAGCAGCACGGTGTGGCCGGTGATCGGCTTCATGGTGCTGCTCGGCTGGCCGCAGATCTCCCGCATCGCGCGCGGCTCGGTCATCACGGCCAAACAGAACGACTACGTGCAGGCGGCGAGGGCCCTGGGCGCCTCCCACTCCCGGCTCCTGCTGCGGCACATCACCCCGAACGCGGTGGCTCCGGTGATCGTCGTGGCGACCATCGCGCTCGGCACGTACATCTCGCTGGAGGCCACCCTCTCCTACCTCGGCGTGGGCCTGAAGCCCCCCACGGTCAGCTGGGGCATCGACATCTCCGCCGCCTCCGCCTACATCCGCAACGCCCCGCACATGCTCCTGTGGCCCGCCGGCGCCCTCGCGATCACGGTCCTCGCCTTCATCATGCTCGGCGACGCGGTCCGCGACGCCCTCGACCCGAAGCTGAGGTGA